Below is a genomic region from Deltaproteobacteria bacterium.
GCACACCATACGCACTGGTGGGGAGTCGATGTTCGGGGTGACAATTTTGGCACCGCCAGAAGCGTAGACGTTGCGAGGAGATCATTCCTCTTTGTCCTTGCGCTCGATAGTACATACGTCCCGCTCGGTCACATACGCTTCTTCAAGCGGACAATCCAGTCACGTCATTCTCGCGCCCGCGGGAATGACGTAGCCCGCACTTTACCCGCACGGTAATGCCCCCAACTAAATCGAACCACAGGACATGCGTACTCGTTGCGCGAGAGCCCCACCGACGTGTCCTTCTGAGCGGAGCGAAGAATCTCTCTGAGAGACCCTTTGTTTCACTCAGGGTGAGAACACGGGTGTGCCAATCTTTCGTGGCCCAACCTAGCGCAACGGCTTTGCGCCAACGTGAGCGGATCCCCCGAGTTCCACGAGTCTGTGGCCTATGGTACTGTACCGCAGCCTGCTACGAAGGAGGTGGCTTATGAGATACGGCGGAACGTTCGGCGTGACGGTAGTAACCGTGCTGATGGGTTTACCCATGCAACAGGTACATGCCGAAGGAGGAAGGCGTCAGGCTATGGTGGAAGCGAGCGAGAAAACCAGCGCACGACCGTCGCGTGATCTACGAGAGGGGAAAACGTTTGTCACGGGTGAGATCGACTTTCTCCAGCGTCCACTTGCGTCGCAGCTCGTCACGGTCAACCCCAACGGCACACCGCAACTCACCGTCATGTGGTTCCGCTATGAAGACGGCGCGCTGCTTTTTACCACGACGACGGATCGCGTCAAGTTTCGTAACCAGCAGAAGAACGGACGCGCAGTGCTGTCCGTTGTTGATCCGGCCAACATGTATAAGTGGGTTGTCGTG
It encodes:
- a CDS encoding PPOX class F420-dependent oxidoreductase — its product is MVLYRSLLRRRWLMRYGGTFGVTVVTVLMGLPMQQVHAEGGRRQAMVEASEKTSARPSRDLREGKTFVTGEIDFLQRPLASQLVTVNPNGTPQLTVMWFRYEDGALLFTTTTDRVKFRNQQKNGRAVLSVVDPANMYKWVVVHGKLTVDSRDPASFYRGLADHYLTGEALEAWRTMTTMDKRTVLRLTPTRVRSMGLAQK